The genomic region GAGGCATGCCGAAGGCCCAGGGGTCGGAGTAGGCAAGCTCAGCCTTCTGCCGAACGAAGCTGGCTCTCCCCGCAAACCCGACCTTCCTCCCGTCGCCAAAGAGGTTCCCATAGGAGGCCTCTACGGAGGCGCGCACCTTGTCGTAGGTGCCGAACCCGATCCCCCCCTCCACTTGGCCAAAATCGAGCTCCGAGACGCGCACAATCACCGTTCGCCAGCCGTTGGCCGAGTCCTGCGTGGAAGGCGTGATTTCGACGGAGCGAAACAGCCCGGTGCGGTAAAGCCGGCTGATGGAGTCCCGGATCAAGGGCAGGCGAAGTACCTGGCCCTTCTGGAAACGCAGCTCACGCTGGACCGCGTGCAGCTTCACCCTCTCCAGACCCACCACTCGTACGCCTGCCACGCGGACCTGTGGCCCTTCCAGTACCGTGAACTCCACCACGGCCAAGGCCGGCTCGGTCTGCAGCCGCACCTCGGGAGAAACTTGTGCCGTCAGATAGCCCCGCAGTGCCAAAGCGTCCAGGATACGCCGCACGTCCTGATCAATGCGCGCCGATAGCAAAGGCTGCCCCGGTCGGGTCTCGATCAGGGCCAGATAGAAAGAGTCCGGGAAGACCTGGTTGCCGAAGATGGCCACGTCCGAGATCGTAGTCCGGCGCCCCTCTTCGATGGCAATCCCGATGTCCACGCGCCGCTTCGCGGAGTCGAACCGGACCTCCTTGAGCTCGACCTTCGCCTCCAGGTAGCCCTGATTGCGGTAGAAAGATAAGAGCGAGGCCAGGTCGTCCTCGAGAACACGCCTCGAGTAAGGTCGCTTGTCGAACCTCCGCGACGGCCGGTGAACCATCCGCTCCAGGAGGACCTTCCGCCCGAACGCCTGGTTGCCCTGGAACGCAACCTCGCGGACGTACCACTCCACCGAAGCCCAGCCGGCCCGGGTTAGTGGAAGCGACAGAATCAGCGGCAAAATCAGAGTTCTCGCCCTCATTTGAATCGGACCCGCGCCCGCAGGTCGATCCCTGCCTGGCCCATTTCGTCTGTCTCCCCGTCCACGTAGAGGATGGGCGTGAGCCGGTAGCTGATCTTGATCCTCTGCTCGTTGGTATGGCCTACGACGGTCTGATAGGAGAGATTGAGGCGCTCGGCCAAGCGTTTGGTGATCGTGACCCGCGGCGCCCAGCTCTGATTCAATTCGAAGAGATTGCCCTCGATGGTCACACTCTCCAGATTCAGCAGACGCTCAATCTGCCGCTCCGCGATTCCGGCCACCTGCCTGCTGGAAAGCTGCCGGGCCCTCTCCACAAGCACCGCCCCCAGGCCAGGCCCGCCCTCCTGAGACAACTCCTCGGGGGAGCGAATCCTGCCCAGGGTCAGCAAGCTCACAATATCCGTCTGCGAGAGAGCCGGCTCGGATTCCAGAGCAAGCGTCGGATGCTCCAGATTCCCCGCGAGGCGCAGGGTGATCCGATAGGTGGTGGGCGCCGAACTGCTGCTGTACGGGGTGACTTGGGCAACGGCCTCAAGGTCAAGCTCCGGGTTCAATCGATAGGGATCGAGCTGTCGGACCACACCCCGCGTGATCTCGAATTTGCGATCCAGGTAGAGGACGTAGCCTTCGGTCACCTGCACTTCGCCGGTGTAGCGGGGAGAGGCGGCCGTCCCCGAGATCGCCAGATTGACGTCCAGGCGCAGCTTCCCGAGGTTAGTGTCCACCACGAATCGCTTAGGAGCCGAGATCCCGACGTCCAGGTCCAGGCGCTCCAGAAACGGCCGGGGGACCGCCTCGGACTTCGGAGATCCGCGGAGCCTTCCGGTGAGATCGGCGATCTTCAGGTCGCGCACGAAGCGCGTTTCTCCAAGGTCCACCCTTCCCGAGAGGCGAAGCCTTTGCTGCTCGCCGTTCAGGCGAAGGTCGGCCACGGCGATCCGTACCTCGAGGACGTCTGGCGCCGCGAAGCTGAGATCCCGCGCAGCCATCCGCAGGTCCGCAGCTTCAAGCCCCGATCTTCCGAGGGTAACCCATCCACCGGCCGTCCACCGGCCGCGCCCCCAGCTCCCCTCGAGAGCCTCAACGCGTAGCGTGTCGCTGGCGAGGCGGAAAGCGGCCGCCTGCAGCTGGATAGCCGGCCGAATCCCTTGGACCTCGATCGCCGACGATCCAACCCGCAACCGGCCGTCCAGGGACAATCCGGCACCCGCCCAGCGCAAAGCGACCTCGCCGTTCAGGGTCCCGCGATCAAGGCGCAGTCCACGCAGAAAGGCGTTGGCACCGTTTACCGGAAAGTCCCGGAAAGAAATTCGGAGCGGGCTCCCCTGCCAGCTCTCTCCGCGAAGGGGTACAGTCCCCTCCGCCAGCAGACTCCCGGCCGCCAACCAGCAGAGCCCCCGGGCGAGCACCAGGCAATCTGGACCTACTCTGCCCTCCCATCGAGTACTGTCCAGGTACCCCGCCCGGTATTCCGTGCGGCCGGTCTTCAATCGAAAGGAGCCGCCCGGGGCGGGAGCGATTTGGCTTAGCCTGGCTTCACCGCTCACGTCTGAGACGAGAAAGGAAAACTCGGGGACCCTCAGCGCCACGCGTTGGAGGCGGACCTCAAGGTCCGGCTCCCACCCAAAGCCGGTATTCCGGAAGTGGCCCCCGAGATCGCACCGGCCGCTCAGGATCAGCCTGTCTCCGAGCCAGTTCGTGAGCGGCTGGAGGTCGAAGTCCCGGGCCTGAACCCAGATGACCATTGGAGACTCGGGTGCGATGGCAGGTCTCCAGTCCGTAGGGCTTCGGACAGGGAGCTGTCCCGAAAGGTGGACCGCAGCGGTGTCCTGGGTCGCTTGTACGGCGGCCTGAAACGTGGCCAAGCTTGAGTCCAGGGCTGCGTCGGCGGCGACCACAACGGGGCCCCAAAGGCCATACGCGAGGTCTGTTACCCGGAGGGAGATGCGGGTAGTTGGTGTGGTCCGCGGGCCTTCCAGACTCAGGGTGCCCGAAGCCACGCCACGCAATTCCCTCAGCCGAGGGAACCAGGACGCAAGGGAGCGCAGGTCAAGAGAAGTCCACTGGCCGTGGACCCGCAGCGAATCGCGTCCGAACCACGCCGTCCCGGCCACGTGGCCAGCTGCCTGCGGCTTTTTCCCCACCCTGTGCACCACGTCGACAGCGAAGTGGGCCGTTGAGCGAGACGGGAGGAAACGGAAGGCCCCGTAGCTGGACAGCTCCAGGGTGTCGACGTAGACTCTCAGGTGGGACCACTCCAGCGAGTCCCCCGCGAAATGCGCTCTCCCGCGCAACGAATCCGCCCGAAACGCGGAGAGGGTCACGTCTACACCGAGGAGCGAGGCGTCCAGCTCGGGCCGACTGAGGGGGCCGCTGGCCGTACCTTCGACCCGCACCTGGCCGCCGAGATCCGGGATCCGAAGCCAACGCTGGAGCCTGGAGAGTTCGGTCCGGATCCGGAAATAGGATTGCTCCATATCGATCACCCTGGGCGAACCGCGGAGGCGCGCCCAAATCGTGTCGGCCTGGGAGCCACTGTAGCGCAGATCCCGAGCCCAGAGTTCTCCCTGCAAGCCGAGGTGGTCAAGAGAGCCAAAGAGCTCTCCGCGGAAGCGGGCCGATCCCTCCGCCTCCGAGAAACCGAAGACCGCTGCCGGAACGGAGAGTTCGGAGAGATTCACGTCCGCCAGTGCCCGGATCCGCCCAGGCCGTTCGACCCTCCCCTTGACGCGGGCGGAGTTGGCGCCCCAGAAAACGTCACACTGCCAGGGGCCCTCAGCTCTTTTTTCTCCCTGCAGCCAGAGATCGGGAAGGAGGGAACCCCGGCACGTCCAACCGGAAACCCTGCTCCGCAACACCATCACCGAGGGCAATCCGATCCCCCTTCCCTCAGCCCAGGCCTCCAGCCTGAGAACGCCCCCACGGGCGCACAGGGCCAGCCGGGTGAACTTGGCTAATGAGTCGACAAGCACGTCGGAAGTTGTGAGCTGGGCGCGGTAGGCCCCAAACTCGGGCTTCCGGAGGAGATTTCGAACGACGCCTTCGCACCGCAATTCCACCCGCTGAGC from candidate division KSB1 bacterium harbors:
- a CDS encoding translocation/assembly module TamB, translated to MCPFPDSVHQTARKLLRYVLAAVLIPSLLLYLVLLSPPGQYALKRKASSLLTRSLGASVEIQSVRTDLWSRLDVRGLTLRDSLNSVALGRVRIRYVLPALLLRWVYIYEVRLEDGRVQLVRGTDGRVGIVSRFSKSRTQASPDTIQSPSRWKVRLRAVTLREVAATYVDQPLGMAVSLGPLSTRIRPFFPDSVDLRVEAAGGFFSGPWWQGRMDSVVAAGGVGRNGVRFTNLRFRAEGVQVEAHGFVPFGSEGVWNLSATAAGRLEAIRPLYRLSPALFGEAAFSARIVGQGPLSQPGLRAEVQVGGLRIGPGGALSGEVRVDVREDGKARALVVVPIGAQRVELRCEGVVRNLLRKPEFGAYRAQLTTSDVLVDSLAKFTRLALCARGGVLRLEAWAEGRGIGLPSVMVLRSRVSGWTCRGSLLPDLWLQGEKRAEGPWQCDVFWGANSARVKGRVERPGRIRALADVNLSELSVPAAVFGFSEAEGSARFRGELFGSLDHLGLQGELWARDLRYSGSQADTIWARLRGSPRVIDMEQSYFRIRTELSRLQRWLRIPDLGGQVRVEGTASGPLSRPELDASLLGVDVTLSAFRADSLRGRAHFAGDSLEWSHLRVYVDTLELSSYGAFRFLPSRSTAHFAVDVVHRVGKKPQAAGHVAGTAWFGRDSLRVHGQWTSLDLRSLASWFPRLRELRGVASGTLSLEGPRTTPTTRISLRVTDLAYGLWGPVVVAADAALDSSLATFQAAVQATQDTAAVHLSGQLPVRSPTDWRPAIAPESPMVIWVQARDFDLQPLTNWLGDRLILSGRCDLGGHFRNTGFGWEPDLEVRLQRVALRVPEFSFLVSDVSGEARLSQIAPAPGGSFRLKTGRTEYRAGYLDSTRWEGRVGPDCLVLARGLCWLAAGSLLAEGTVPLRGESWQGSPLRISFRDFPVNGANAFLRGLRLDRGTLNGEVALRWAGAGLSLDGRLRVGSSAIEVQGIRPAIQLQAAAFRLASDTLRVEALEGSWGRGRWTAGGWVTLGRSGLEAADLRMAARDLSFAAPDVLEVRIAVADLRLNGEQQRLRLSGRVDLGETRFVRDLKIADLTGRLRGSPKSEAVPRPFLERLDLDVGISAPKRFVVDTNLGKLRLDVNLAISGTAASPRYTGEVQVTEGYVLYLDRKFEITRGVVRQLDPYRLNPELDLEAVAQVTPYSSSSAPTTYRITLRLAGNLEHPTLALESEPALSQTDIVSLLTLGRIRSPEELSQEGGPGLGAVLVERARQLSSRQVAGIAERQIERLLNLESVTIEGNLFELNQSWAPRVTITKRLAERLNLSYQTVVGHTNEQRIKISYRLTPILYVDGETDEMGQAGIDLRARVRFK
- the bamA gene encoding outer membrane protein assembly factor BamA, translated to MRARTLILPLILSLPLTRAGWASVEWYVREVAFQGNQAFGRKVLLERMVHRPSRRFDKRPYSRRVLEDDLASLLSFYRNQGYLEAKVELKEVRFDSAKRRVDIGIAIEEGRRTTISDVAIFGNQVFPDSFYLALIETRPGQPLLSARIDQDVRRILDALALRGYLTAQVSPEVRLQTEPALAVVEFTVLEGPQVRVAGVRVVGLERVKLHAVQRELRFQKGQVLRLPLIRDSISRLYRTGLFRSVEITPSTQDSANGWRTVIVRVSELDFGQVEGGIGFGTYDKVRASVEASYGNLFGDGRKVGFAGRASFVRQKAELAYSDPWAFGMPLRLDGNGYYEHHNEESYEAVLSGLRLTLGTQSRRRHVIRLTLREEAVRWLKLLGQPPGNVRAKNTRSLGASYAFDVRDDLFNPSKGTYFLVQGELAGLGGPGTNQFGRLLVEWRRYRPWERSVHLSSAVRFGWVQEYGLSTEVPIQERFFAGGAKSVRGFGERQLGPTTADGIPLGGRVSLIVNLVEARFPIWKNLGGAVFVDAGNVWADRRSFSPDRLRWAAGAGLRVSSPIGVLRLDFGLRLDRRPGEPAGAILLDMGQAF